The proteins below come from a single Mesobacillus jeotgali genomic window:
- a CDS encoding XTP/dITP diphosphatase: MESVIIATKNKGKAKEFEKLFLPKGMAVKTLLDYPELDDVEETGTTFEENAILKAEAIANILGVKVIADDSGLEIDALEGRPGVYSARYAGPEKNDENNIDKVLDELHDVPESERTARFCCALAMAEPGKETVTVFGTCEGRILNERRGTNGFGYDPIFFVETKRKSMAELASDEKNKISHRANAIRKLDDLLKGREERHE; the protein is encoded by the coding sequence ATGGAATCTGTCATAATCGCGACAAAAAATAAAGGAAAAGCGAAGGAATTCGAGAAACTTTTTTTGCCAAAAGGGATGGCGGTAAAAACTTTGCTCGATTACCCAGAGCTTGATGATGTAGAGGAAACAGGGACAACTTTTGAAGAGAACGCAATCCTAAAAGCTGAGGCAATCGCTAATATTCTTGGAGTAAAAGTGATTGCAGATGATTCAGGGCTTGAGATTGACGCATTGGAAGGACGGCCGGGTGTGTATTCGGCACGTTACGCAGGACCTGAGAAAAATGATGAAAACAACATTGACAAAGTTCTCGATGAACTTCACGATGTGCCAGAAAGCGAGCGCACCGCAAGATTCTGCTGTGCACTCGCAATGGCAGAGCCAGGGAAGGAAACAGTGACTGTATTCGGTACATGTGAAGGGAGAATCCTTAATGAACGTCGCGGTACCAACGGTTTTGGCTATGATCCGATTTTCTTCGTAGAAACAAAGCGAAAATCTATGGCTGAATTGGCATCTGACGAAAAAAACAAAATCAGCCACAGGGCCAATGCGATCAGAAAACTGGATGATCTTCTTAAAGGGCGAGAGGAACGCCATGAGTAG
- a CDS encoding metallophosphoesterase gives MSRVLIVSDSHGSTELLEGIEKLHGNDVDLMIHCGDSELSEDDAAIKNFKSVKGNCDFYGHFPDDEIHVINGVKIFVTHGHLYSVKSTLVNLYYKAKELEADVVCFGHSHLLGAEMVDDVLFINPGSIRLPRGRSEKSYAILELIDKKAVLRIYDYGNGEISELRQEFSLHKTS, from the coding sequence ATGAGTAGGGTGCTGATTGTCAGTGACAGCCACGGGTCAACAGAGTTACTAGAAGGAATTGAGAAGCTGCATGGCAATGATGTGGACTTGATGATCCATTGCGGTGACTCAGAGCTATCTGAAGATGATGCTGCTATTAAGAATTTCAAATCGGTGAAGGGAAATTGTGATTTTTATGGCCATTTTCCTGATGATGAAATTCATGTGATTAATGGCGTGAAGATTTTTGTGACACATGGGCATCTATACTCGGTGAAGTCTACACTCGTAAACTTGTACTATAAGGCAAAAGAACTAGAGGCTGATGTCGTATGCTTTGGACATTCCCATTTGCTGGGTGCAGAAATGGTAGACGATGTACTGTTCATCAATCCTGGAAGCATCAGGCTTCCACGCGGCCGGTCTGAAAAGAGCTATGCGATCCTGGAGCTGATAGACAAAAAAGCGGTATTGCGGATCTATGATTATGGAAATGGTGAGATATCAGAGTTAAGGCAGGAGTTTTCACTTCACAAAACAAGTTAA
- a CDS encoding MarR family winged helix-turn-helix transcriptional regulator, with protein sequence MKLEGVEKNQGLETVADIEKDLRYISGIIKQKGRELLSNYTITPPQFIALQWLFEDGDMTIGELSNKMFLACSTTTDLVDRMEKNELVVRVKDPNDRRVVRIHLLDEGERIIDEVIKKRQLYLQEVLKDFSGEEIVSLKEGLAKLHQEMRGE encoded by the coding sequence ATGAAACTTGAAGGGGTAGAAAAGAATCAGGGACTGGAGACGGTTGCTGATATCGAAAAGGATCTGCGTTACATATCAGGTATTATTAAGCAGAAGGGACGCGAGCTCCTCAGCAATTACACGATCACGCCTCCACAGTTCATTGCGCTGCAATGGCTATTTGAGGATGGGGATATGACAATTGGGGAGCTGTCGAATAAAATGTTCCTGGCTTGCAGCACGACCACGGATCTAGTAGACAGGATGGAGAAAAATGAGCTTGTTGTCAGGGTGAAGGATCCCAATGACAGGCGTGTAGTCCGCATCCATCTTCTGGACGAAGGGGAAAGGATCATCGATGAAGTGATCAAGAAACGCCAGCTATACCTTCAAGAGGTATTGAAGGATTTTTCAGGTGAGGAAATAGTGTCCCTTAAAGAGGGCTTAGCGAAATTACATCAAGAAATGCGTGGAGAATGA
- a CDS encoding GerMN domain-containing protein — MSKNKKAVVVTAATLATTVFLSGCGLFGGEEKKKIDPPQDVTFMEEGEALDENVSTETTEDGTEAVETSIQTELYLIDKNGYVVSQTMDLPKTESVAKQALEYLVANGPVEQMLPNGFRAVLPADTQMTVNIKDGTATVDFSKEFGSYQKEDEKRILQAVTWTLTQFDTIDEVKLQMNGTPLEAMPVGGTPIGGELSRADGINTDNTDVVDITNTKAVTVYYIGGEEGAYYYVPVTKRVSNEMKDNITAIVNELVEGPAYASNLLSDFQSGVKLLDAPKVEDGKVTLNFNESIYGSFEEKMVSEHLLNSLVLSLTEQTGVESVALTVNGKADVLTESGEKLAEPVTRPEKVNTGSF; from the coding sequence ATGTCAAAAAATAAAAAGGCTGTGGTCGTTACAGCTGCTACATTGGCAACTACGGTATTCCTATCAGGGTGTGGGCTGTTCGGGGGCGAGGAAAAGAAAAAGATCGATCCTCCGCAGGATGTCACGTTCATGGAAGAGGGGGAGGCTCTTGATGAAAATGTTTCTACAGAAACAACGGAGGATGGTACAGAAGCGGTTGAAACATCTATCCAGACAGAATTGTATTTAATCGATAAAAATGGCTATGTTGTCTCACAGACAATGGATCTTCCGAAAACAGAAAGTGTCGCTAAGCAGGCACTGGAATACCTTGTTGCAAATGGGCCAGTCGAGCAAATGCTTCCAAATGGCTTCAGGGCCGTCCTCCCAGCTGACACACAAATGACAGTGAACATCAAGGACGGCACGGCAACGGTTGATTTTTCAAAGGAATTCGGATCCTATCAAAAAGAGGATGAGAAAAGGATTCTCCAGGCTGTGACATGGACGCTCACACAGTTTGATACCATTGATGAAGTTAAGCTTCAAATGAATGGCACCCCTCTTGAAGCGATGCCTGTAGGCGGCACTCCTATCGGTGGAGAGCTGAGCCGTGCGGATGGCATCAATACTGACAATACAGATGTCGTGGATATCACAAACACGAAAGCGGTCACGGTATATTATATTGGCGGCGAGGAAGGCGCATATTATTATGTTCCAGTAACAAAACGCGTCAGCAATGAAATGAAGGATAACATTACTGCAATCGTAAACGAGCTTGTTGAAGGGCCGGCGTATGCTTCCAATCTTCTGTCAGATTTCCAGTCAGGTGTAAAGCTTCTTGACGCACCTAAGGTTGAGGATGGCAAGGTAACATTGAACTTCAATGAATCCATTTATGGCAGCTTTGAAGAAAAAATGGTGTCTGAACACCTGCTGAATTCCCTTGTGCTATCACTGACAGAACAGACAGGGGTTGAGAGTGTGGCTCTTACGGTGAACGGAAAGGCAGATGTTCTTACAGAATCAGGAGAAAAGCTGGCTGAGCCGGTTACAAGGCCTGAAAAAGTGAACACAGGTAGTTTTTAA
- the sdhA gene encoding succinate dehydrogenase flavoprotein subunit, with product MSKGKVIVVGGGLAGLMATIKVAETGTPVELFSLVPVKRSHSVCAQGGINGAVNTKGEGDSPWEHFDDTVYGGDFLANQPPVKAMAEAAPGIIHLLDRMGVMFNRTPEGLLDFRRFGGTQHHRTAFAGATTGQQLLYALDEQVRRHEVAGLVTKYEGWEFLGIIKDEEGVCRGVVAQNLTSMEIKSFAADAVIMATGGPGIIFGKTTNSVINTGSAAAIVYQQGGYYANGEFIQIHPTAIPGDDKLRLMSESARGEGGRVWTYKDGKPWYFLEEKYPAYGNLVPRDIATREIFDVCVSQKLGINGENMVYLDLSHKDPKELDIKLGGIIEIYEKFMGDDPRKVPMKIFPAVHYSMGGLWVDYDQMTNIPGLFAAGEVDYSQHGANRLGANSLLSAIYGGMVAGPNAIRYINGLEKSSDAISSALFDDAVKMEQEKWDNVMSMDGTENAYVLHKELGEWMTDNVTVVRYNDRLQKTDEKIVELMERYKNININDTAKWSNQGAVFTRQLQNMLQLARVITIGAYNRNESRGAHYKPEFPDRNDEDFLKTTMAKFVDANSAPAFHYEDVDTSLIQPRKRDYSKKKGE from the coding sequence ATGAGTAAAGGTAAGGTGATCGTAGTCGGCGGCGGTTTGGCTGGCTTAATGGCTACAATAAAAGTTGCAGAAACAGGAACTCCTGTTGAACTGTTTTCTCTTGTGCCGGTAAAACGTTCCCACTCTGTATGTGCACAGGGCGGAATCAACGGTGCAGTAAATACTAAAGGTGAAGGTGACTCTCCATGGGAGCACTTTGATGATACAGTTTACGGCGGTGACTTCCTTGCGAACCAGCCGCCAGTTAAAGCGATGGCTGAAGCAGCGCCTGGAATCATTCACCTTCTTGACCGTATGGGTGTAATGTTCAACCGTACACCGGAAGGCCTGCTTGATTTCCGCCGCTTTGGAGGCACGCAGCACCACCGTACAGCATTTGCGGGTGCGACAACTGGACAGCAGCTTCTATACGCTTTGGATGAGCAGGTTCGCCGCCATGAAGTGGCTGGTTTGGTCACAAAGTATGAAGGATGGGAATTCCTCGGAATAATTAAGGATGAGGAAGGTGTGTGCCGCGGAGTCGTAGCACAGAACCTGACTTCAATGGAAATCAAATCATTTGCTGCTGATGCTGTCATTATGGCAACTGGTGGTCCTGGTATCATCTTCGGTAAAACAACGAACTCAGTTATCAATACTGGTTCTGCTGCTGCGATCGTTTATCAGCAGGGTGGTTATTACGCTAACGGGGAATTCATCCAGATTCACCCTACTGCAATCCCGGGAGATGACAAACTCCGCCTGATGAGTGAATCTGCCCGTGGAGAAGGTGGACGAGTATGGACGTACAAGGATGGCAAGCCATGGTACTTCCTTGAAGAGAAGTATCCAGCTTATGGAAACCTTGTGCCGCGTGACATCGCGACACGTGAAATCTTTGACGTATGCGTAAGCCAGAAGCTTGGCATCAACGGCGAGAACATGGTTTACCTCGATCTATCACACAAGGATCCAAAAGAGCTTGATATCAAGCTTGGCGGTATCATCGAAATCTATGAGAAATTCATGGGCGATGACCCAAGAAAAGTTCCTATGAAAATATTCCCTGCCGTTCACTATTCTATGGGCGGACTTTGGGTTGACTATGATCAGATGACAAATATTCCAGGCCTGTTTGCTGCGGGTGAGGTAGATTATTCTCAGCACGGTGCGAACCGTCTTGGTGCCAACTCGTTATTGTCAGCAATCTACGGCGGTATGGTTGCAGGTCCAAACGCAATCCGTTACATCAACGGCCTAGAAAAGAGCTCAGATGCTATTTCTTCAGCACTTTTCGATGATGCTGTCAAGATGGAGCAGGAGAAGTGGGACAATGTTATGTCCATGGATGGAACAGAGAATGCATATGTCCTTCACAAAGAGCTTGGTGAGTGGATGACGGACAATGTAACCGTTGTTCGCTACAATGATAGACTTCAGAAAACAGACGAAAAGATCGTCGAGTTAATGGAGCGCTATAAGAATATCAATATTAACGATACGGCAAAATGGAGCAACCAGGGTGCTGTGTTCACACGTCAGCTTCAAAACATGCTTCAGCTTGCACGTGTTATCACAATCGGTGCTTATAACCGAAATGAAAGCCGTGGGGCTCACTATAAACCAGAATTCCCTGATCGTAATGACGAGGATTTCTTGAAGACAACTATGGCGAAGTTTGTTGATGCAAACTCTGCGCCAGCATTCCATTATGAAGATGTTGATACATCATTAATCCAGCCGCGTAAGCGCGATTATTCTAAGAAGAAAGGGGAGTAA
- the rph gene encoding ribonuclease PH: MRFDGREPLQLRPIHIETDYLKHPEGSVLISVGDTKVICTASIEDRVPPFMRGEGKGWITAEYSMLPRATEQRNIREAAKGKISGRTMEIQRLIGRALRAVVNLEAIGERTVWVDCDVIQADGGTRTASITGAFVAMAMALEKLSKQKKLSAFPVTDLLAATSVGVLKNGEAVVDLNYVEDSAAHVDMNVVMTGNGEFVELQGTGEEATFSYSQLQELLKAAQDGITELFEKQKEALGEELTAKIAGGKQR, from the coding sequence ATGCGATTTGATGGGCGTGAACCCTTGCAATTAAGACCAATACATATTGAAACGGATTACCTGAAGCATCCAGAAGGCTCTGTGCTGATCTCTGTTGGAGATACAAAGGTGATTTGTACTGCCAGCATCGAGGACCGTGTTCCTCCGTTCATGAGGGGCGAAGGAAAAGGATGGATTACAGCAGAATACTCAATGCTGCCGCGCGCTACAGAACAGAGGAATATTCGTGAGGCGGCAAAAGGAAAGATATCAGGAAGAACGATGGAAATCCAGCGTTTGATCGGGAGAGCTTTGCGCGCAGTTGTAAACCTTGAGGCTATTGGCGAGCGTACTGTTTGGGTCGATTGCGATGTCATCCAGGCGGACGGGGGCACTCGTACTGCTTCCATCACAGGAGCTTTTGTTGCGATGGCTATGGCACTTGAGAAGCTGAGCAAGCAAAAGAAGCTGTCTGCTTTTCCTGTGACTGATCTTCTTGCTGCGACGAGTGTCGGTGTCCTTAAGAACGGTGAGGCTGTTGTTGATTTGAATTATGTCGAGGATTCTGCCGCCCATGTCGACATGAATGTTGTTATGACCGGCAATGGGGAGTTCGTTGAGCTGCAGGGAACGGGAGAAGAAGCTACTTTTTCATACAGCCAGCTACAAGAGCTCTTAAAGGCCGCACAGGATGGAATCACGGAATTGTTTGAAAAACAGAAGGAAGCTCTGGGAGAAGAATTGACTGCCAAAATTGCGGGCGGAAAACAGAGATAG
- the sdhB gene encoding succinate dehydrogenase iron-sulfur subunit, which yields MSEKKTVRFIISRQDTPDSAPYQEEFELDYRPNMNVISALMEIRRNPVNTKGEATTPISWDMNCLEEVCGACSMVINGRPRQSCSALVDQLEQPIRLEPMRTFPVVRDLQVDRSRMFDSLKRVKAWVPIDGTYDLGPGPRMPEKKRQWAYELSKCMTCGVCLEACPNVNDKSDFIGPQPLSQVRLFNAHPTGALNKGERLETIMGDGGLANCGNSQNCVQSCPKGIPLTTSIAALNRDTTFQSFKNFFGSDQV from the coding sequence ATGTCAGAGAAAAAAACTGTCCGTTTTATCATCAGCCGCCAGGATACTCCTGATTCAGCCCCTTATCAGGAAGAGTTCGAACTTGATTACCGTCCAAATATGAACGTGATTTCTGCACTAATGGAAATTCGTCGTAATCCTGTAAATACAAAAGGTGAAGCCACTACCCCAATTTCCTGGGATATGAACTGCCTTGAAGAGGTTTGTGGTGCGTGTTCTATGGTCATCAATGGCCGCCCGCGCCAGTCATGCTCTGCGCTCGTTGACCAGCTTGAGCAGCCAATCAGGCTTGAGCCTATGAGAACATTCCCGGTTGTCCGTGACCTTCAGGTTGACCGCAGCCGCATGTTCGATTCTTTGAAGCGCGTAAAGGCATGGGTTCCAATCGATGGTACTTACGATCTTGGACCTGGTCCGCGTATGCCAGAGAAAAAGCGTCAGTGGGCTTATGAACTTTCCAAGTGTATGACTTGCGGCGTTTGCCTTGAGGCTTGCCCTAACGTAAACGACAAGTCAGATTTCATTGGGCCTCAGCCATTATCACAGGTTCGTCTCTTCAACGCACACCCAACAGGTGCTTTGAACAAAGGCGAGCGTCTTGAAACAATCATGGGAGACGGCGGACTTGCGAACTGCGGTAACTCACAGAACTGCGTTCAGTCTTGCCCTAAAGGAATTCCATTGACAACATCAATCGCTGCCTTGAACCGTGATACAACATTCCAGTCATTCAAGAACTTCTTCGGAAGCGATCAAGTTTAA
- the racE gene encoding glutamate racemase, giving the protein MNRPIGIIDSGVGGLTVAKEVMRQLPYEQIIYVGDTARCPYGPRPVEEVKRFTWQMTRFLLGKNIKMLVIACNTATAVVLDEIRNELPIPVLGVIQPGARTAIKVTDNYKIGIIGTEGTVKSRAYEHALKSINRKTAIEALACPKFVPLVESGEYDGRVAKKVVTETLQPLQGQGLDTLILGCTHYPLLEPLIKEVMGPEVKVISSGEETAREVSTILGHNDMFADREELPQHFYYMTGSRTIFSAIASQWLERPIDNVEKIKLG; this is encoded by the coding sequence TTGAATCGACCAATAGGAATCATTGATTCAGGAGTAGGCGGGTTAACCGTTGCCAAGGAGGTCATGAGACAGCTGCCATACGAGCAGATCATCTATGTTGGTGATACGGCACGTTGTCCATATGGTCCTCGACCTGTTGAGGAAGTGAAGAGGTTCACCTGGCAAATGACCCGTTTTCTTTTAGGAAAAAATATTAAAATGCTGGTTATTGCATGCAATACAGCGACTGCTGTGGTCCTTGACGAGATAAGAAATGAACTCCCGATACCTGTGTTAGGTGTCATCCAGCCAGGTGCACGGACAGCGATCAAGGTAACAGACAATTATAAAATTGGCATTATTGGAACCGAAGGCACGGTAAAAAGCCGTGCGTACGAGCATGCCTTGAAATCCATCAATCGTAAGACTGCCATTGAAGCACTCGCCTGCCCAAAGTTCGTGCCGCTTGTAGAAAGTGGAGAATACGATGGACGTGTCGCAAAGAAAGTGGTAACTGAAACCCTTCAGCCACTGCAGGGACAGGGACTTGATACATTGATCCTTGGCTGCACCCACTACCCTTTGCTCGAGCCGCTCATTAAGGAAGTGATGGGACCTGAGGTCAAGGTGATCAGTTCAGGCGAGGAAACAGCGCGAGAGGTAAGCACGATTCTCGGCCATAACGACATGTTTGCTGACAGAGAAGAACTTCCGCAGCATTTCTATTACATGACAGGCTCCAGAACAATTTTTTCTGCTATAGCATCCCAGTGGCTGGAGAGGCCAATTGATAACGTTGAGAAAATTAAATTAGGTTAA
- a CDS encoding helix-turn-helix domain-containing protein → MKENDYTHKPLLTKREREVFELLVQDKTTKEIASELFISEKTVRNHISNAMQKLGVKGRSQAVVELLRMGELEL, encoded by the coding sequence TTGAAGGAAAATGATTATACTCACAAGCCATTACTCACAAAACGCGAAAGAGAAGTTTTCGAACTGTTAGTACAAGACAAAACAACAAAAGAGATCGCTAGTGAATTATTTATCAGCGAAAAAACGGTTCGGAACCATATTTCAAACGCCATGCAAAAGCTTGGTGTAAAGGGGCGTTCCCAAGCTGTTGTAGAGCTCCTGCGTATGGGAGAGCTAGAACTTTAA
- the ilvE gene encoding branched-chain-amino-acid transaminase yields the protein MPDQWIYLNGEFVTKENAKVSVYDHGFLYGDGIFEGIRVYSGNIFRMEEHMDRLYRSGKSIMLNMPHSKEEFTGLVVDTVERNQLRNAYIRIVVSRGVGDLGLDPYKCPKANVVIIVEPLAIFPKELYERGLEIVTVATRRNRPDVLSPKVKSLNYLNNVLVKIEAHLANVSEALMLNDQGYVAEGSADNIFIVRGNTFLTPPGYVGALEGITRNAVIEIAKNLGYEVKEEPFTRHDVYTADEVFLTGTAAEVIAVVKVDGRVIGDGVPGEHTQNILREFRAKVVADGIQVYPEKAHQVS from the coding sequence GTGCCCGATCAGTGGATCTACTTAAATGGTGAATTTGTCACCAAGGAAAATGCTAAGGTTTCGGTATATGATCATGGATTTCTATACGGAGACGGTATTTTTGAAGGGATACGGGTTTACAGCGGCAACATTTTCAGGATGGAAGAACACATGGACCGGCTTTACCGGTCAGGCAAGTCCATTATGCTGAACATGCCACACTCTAAGGAGGAGTTCACCGGCCTGGTTGTTGACACGGTCGAGAGGAATCAATTGAGAAATGCTTATATCCGCATTGTCGTTTCCAGAGGTGTCGGGGACCTTGGGTTGGATCCCTATAAGTGCCCGAAAGCGAATGTCGTCATCATTGTGGAGCCCCTGGCTATTTTTCCAAAGGAATTGTATGAACGTGGACTGGAAATTGTAACGGTCGCGACAAGGAGAAATCGTCCCGATGTATTAAGTCCTAAAGTGAAATCACTGAATTATTTGAATAATGTTCTTGTGAAAATCGAAGCTCATCTGGCAAATGTAAGTGAAGCACTTATGCTGAATGACCAGGGCTATGTTGCCGAAGGATCCGCGGATAATATTTTTATCGTGCGAGGCAACACTTTCCTCACACCGCCAGGGTACGTAGGGGCACTGGAAGGGATCACTAGGAATGCCGTCATTGAAATCGCCAAAAATCTGGGGTATGAGGTCAAGGAGGAACCATTTACCCGCCATGATGTATACACAGCTGACGAAGTATTCCTTACCGGGACTGCAGCAGAAGTAATCGCAGTCGTAAAAGTAGATGGAAGAGTCATCGGCGATGGAGTGCCGGGAGAGCATACGCAAAACATCCTGCGTGAGTTCAGGGCAAAGGTTGTAGCCGATGGAATCCAGGTCTATCCGGAAAAAGCCCACCAAGTCAGTTGA
- a CDS encoding acyl-CoA thioesterase — protein sequence MKKMEYINEIVSWEEEFEFFYQVKVRFSETDMFGHLNNTVPFTYFEQARIEYFKSQGFMQDWVKPENETIPVVADLQCDYQSQIFFDEDLKIYVKANSIGNSSVDLHYMVKKADGSICLTGRGTIVQISKRTGKGVSWTEEMRQLFSESKKSAVK from the coding sequence ATGAAAAAGATGGAATACATTAACGAGATTGTAAGCTGGGAAGAGGAGTTTGAATTTTTTTATCAGGTGAAGGTTCGGTTTTCGGAAACTGATATGTTTGGGCATTTAAACAACACAGTTCCGTTTACATATTTCGAACAGGCGAGAATTGAATATTTCAAAAGCCAGGGATTCATGCAGGATTGGGTCAAGCCAGAGAATGAGACGATTCCGGTCGTTGCCGATCTTCAGTGTGATTATCAAAGCCAGATTTTCTTTGATGAAGACCTGAAAATATATGTGAAAGCCAACTCAATTGGGAATTCTTCAGTTGACCTTCACTATATGGTCAAAAAAGCGGATGGCTCAATCTGCTTGACTGGCAGGGGGACAATCGTGCAAATTTCCAAGAGAACAGGCAAGGGTGTTTCCTGGACAGAGGAAATGAGGCAATTGTTTTCAGAAAGCAAAAAATCCGCCGTTAAATAA
- the ilvB gene encoding acetolactate synthase large subunit: protein MEAALKETKAKTSEVSGADMLLKALEKENVEVIFGYPGGAVLPIYDKLYDSNILHVLPRHEQGGIHAAEGYARISGKPGVVIATSGPGATNIITGIADAMMDSLPLVVFTGQVATGVIGTDAFQEADILGITTPITKYNYQIRDIKDIPRIIKEAFYIATSGRPGPVVIDFPKDMAAGVSAVPAEEEIHLPGYQPTVEPNFLQVRKLSEAVSKAKRPVILAGAGVLHAKASNLLKEYAEQQNLHVVHTLLGLGGFPAGHELFLGMAGMHGCYTANMALYNCDLLINIGARFDDRLTGNLKHFAPKATVAHIDIDPAEIGKNVPTQIPVVGDAGEALRQLLKLEGRPPLQEEWVETLAAWKEDHPYHYENSEMLKPQKVMELLYEKTAGEAIVVTDVGQHQMWAAQYYQFQQADRWVTSGGLGTMGFGLPASIGAQLADPSACVVAVLGDGGFQMSTQELAVIAEFQLPIKIAIFNNKALGMVRQWQEIFYKERYSHSKNPVQPSFVKLAEAYGIKGFEIHSEEEAHLILNQVLHDKEPVLLDFRVDGAENVYPMIAPGKGIHEMVGVKK from the coding sequence ATGGAAGCTGCCTTGAAGGAAACAAAGGCTAAAACGAGTGAAGTAAGCGGTGCGGATATGCTGCTTAAAGCCCTGGAAAAGGAAAACGTCGAAGTCATTTTCGGCTACCCGGGAGGGGCTGTCCTTCCGATTTACGACAAACTCTATGATTCTAACATTCTTCATGTTTTGCCAAGGCATGAACAGGGAGGGATCCACGCGGCGGAAGGATACGCGAGAATCAGCGGGAAACCTGGAGTAGTAATCGCGACTTCTGGTCCCGGAGCGACCAATATTATTACCGGCATCGCTGATGCCATGATGGACTCATTGCCGCTGGTCGTCTTTACGGGCCAGGTTGCGACAGGAGTAATCGGTACAGACGCCTTCCAGGAAGCTGACATCCTTGGTATCACGACTCCTATTACGAAGTACAATTATCAGATTCGGGATATCAAAGACATCCCCAGAATCATCAAGGAAGCATTTTATATAGCGACAAGCGGAAGACCCGGACCAGTCGTCATAGATTTCCCTAAGGACATGGCAGCAGGCGTATCGGCAGTACCAGCGGAGGAGGAAATCCACCTTCCAGGCTATCAGCCGACAGTGGAGCCGAATTTCCTTCAAGTAAGAAAACTATCGGAAGCTGTCAGCAAGGCAAAAAGGCCGGTCATTCTTGCTGGGGCAGGTGTCCTTCACGCAAAGGCTTCGAATCTCTTAAAAGAATATGCTGAACAGCAGAACCTTCATGTTGTCCACACATTACTGGGGTTGGGAGGCTTTCCGGCGGGACATGAACTATTCCTTGGCATGGCGGGGATGCATGGCTGCTATACAGCAAATATGGCGCTGTATAATTGTGACCTGCTGATCAATATTGGAGCAAGATTCGATGACCGGCTGACCGGAAATTTAAAGCATTTCGCTCCGAAAGCAACTGTTGCCCATATCGATATCGATCCAGCTGAAATCGGCAAAAATGTGCCAACGCAAATCCCGGTTGTCGGTGATGCAGGAGAGGCATTAAGACAGTTGTTAAAGCTGGAAGGCAGGCCTCCACTCCAGGAAGAATGGGTGGAAACGCTCGCAGCCTGGAAGGAGGATCATCCTTACCATTACGAGAACAGTGAAATGCTAAAACCGCAAAAGGTTATGGAACTCCTATATGAAAAAACGGCGGGTGAAGCGATTGTCGTGACCGATGTTGGCCAGCACCAAATGTGGGCAGCACAATATTATCAGTTCCAGCAAGCGGATCGATGGGTGACCTCCGGGGGACTCGGGACAATGGGATTTGGCCTGCCTGCAAGCATTGGAGCACAGCTGGCAGATCCATCTGCCTGTGTTGTCGCCGTTCTCGGAGATGGCGGCTTCCAGATGTCAACACAGGAGCTGGCGGTCATTGCTGAATTCCAGCTGCCAATCAAAATAGCGATTTTCAATAATAAGGCGCTTGGGATGGTCAGACAATGGCAGGAGATTTTTTATAAAGAAAGATATTCCCACAGTAAAAATCCGGTCCAGCCATCTTTTGTAAAACTGGCTGAGGCCTATGGCATCAAAGGGTTTGAAATCCACTCGGAGGAAGAAGCACATTTAATTCTGAATCAGGTCCTGCATGACAAAGAGCCGGTGCTGCTCGATTTCAGGGTCGACGGAGCCGAAAATGTCTACCCGATGATCGCACCTGGGAAAGGAATCCACGAAATGGTGGGAGTGAAGAAATGA
- the ilvN gene encoding acetolactate synthase small subunit — MKRIITMTVLNRPGVLNRITNLFSKRNYNIESISVGLTEQEGVSRITCVVHVENDGMVEQITKQLNKQIDVLKVADISDQAIVARELILMKVPVLPHNRAEIYSIIEPFRASVIDVSKDSIIIQLTGETEKIEAFIDLIKPYGIRELARTGTTAFPRGNQRTGQQKTFSFV; from the coding sequence ATGAAAAGAATCATAACGATGACGGTATTGAACCGGCCAGGAGTACTGAACAGGATCACAAACTTATTCTCGAAGCGGAACTACAATATTGAAAGCATTTCAGTAGGCCTCACCGAGCAGGAGGGAGTTTCGCGGATTACCTGTGTTGTCCATGTGGAGAATGACGGGATGGTCGAACAAATCACGAAACAGCTCAATAAACAGATTGATGTCCTTAAGGTGGCAGATATCAGTGACCAGGCGATTGTCGCGCGAGAGCTGATTCTCATGAAGGTGCCAGTCCTGCCGCATAACCGGGCAGAAATCTACTCGATCATTGAACCATTCCGGGCCTCGGTGATCGACGTCAGCAAGGATAGCATCATCATCCAACTGACAGGCGAAACGGAAAAAATTGAGGCATTTATCGATTTGATTAAACCATACGGAATCAGAGAATTGGCCCGTACCGGAACGACAGCATTCCCTAGGGGAAACCAGCGGACAGGGCAGCAAAAAACATTTTCATTTGTTTGA